In Streptacidiphilus sp. P02-A3a, the DNA window GCCACCAGCACCACCCGCACCATCGACCTGCCCAACGGGCTGGCCCTGACCGTCCAGGAGTTCGGCGCGAACACCGACGGCACCGGCGTACTGATGCTGCACGGCGGCGCCGGGCCGCGCTCGATGGCCGGTTTCGCCGCCGGGATGTCCGAGCACGCCTACGTGGTCGTGCCGACCCACCCCGGATTCGACGGCACTCCCCGCCCCGACTGGGCCGACACCGTCGCCGACCTGGCCGGCGTCTACCTGGACCTGGTCGACGCGCTCGGACTGACCGGGGTGCTGGTGGCCGGCAGCTCGGTCGGCGGCTGGATCGCCGCCGAGATGGGGCTGCGCGACAACCACGGCCGGATCAGCGCCCTGGTCCTGCTCGGCGCGACCGGGATCACCCCGGAGCCGCCGCTGGAGATCGCCGACCCGGCTCGGATCGGTCCCGGTAGGACCGGTGAACTGGCCTTCCACAAGCCGGAGTTGCGGCTCGATGTGGCCTCGCTCAGCGAACCGCGGCGGGCCGCGATGGCCGCCAACCAGCGGACGCTGGCGCTGTACGCGGGCGACCCGTTCTGCCACGACCCGAAGCTCCGCGGCCGACTGCACCGGGTCACCGTCCCGGTGCTGGTGCTCGCCGGTGAGCAGGACGGCATCGTCCCGCTCGGATACGAGCGGGCCCTGGCCGACGCCTTCCCCCGGGCCACCTTCCGGCCGGTCCCGGAGGCCGGGCACTTCCCGCACATCGAGCAGCCCGGCGTGGTGTTCGGCGCCATCGGCGAGTTCGTCGCCACGGAGGTAGAGGCCCAGGTCGGGGCCTAGGTCGGGGCGCTGGCGGCGGCGGTCCCCTCCCGGCGCGGGAGGGGACCGTCCGGTCACATCCGGGTGACCTCGAAGGCCACCGCGAACCGGCTGCCGAGGCCGTGCCCGGCGGTGCGGGCGAGCGACTCCAGGAACTCGGCCGGGTCGAAGTCCGGCTCGTTCAGACCGGCGAGGTAGGCCTCGTGCGCGCGCAGCGAGGCGATCCCGGCGTCGAGGTGCTCGCTGACGTCGACGCCGTGCCCGGCCGACGGCGAGTACGCGGCCCAGACCTGGCGGACCCCGGACCACGGTTCCAGGCCCTCGTCCAGCAGCTCCGGGAACACCCAGCGGTTGCCCGCGTCCCGGACCGCGTCGAGGATGACCCGGCCGGTGGCGATGTGGTCGGCCTGGTTCAGCTCCCCGCCCTCCCAGGTGTCACGGAAGTTGTTGGTGATCACGATCTCCGGGCGGCGCAGCCGGATCTCCCGGGCGACGGCGCGCCGCAGCGGCAGGCCGTACTCCAGTACCCCGTCCGGG includes these proteins:
- a CDS encoding alpha/beta fold hydrolase, which codes for MTVTTATSTTRTIDLPNGLALTVQEFGANTDGTGVLMLHGGAGPRSMAGFAAGMSEHAYVVVPTHPGFDGTPRPDWADTVADLAGVYLDLVDALGLTGVLVAGSSVGGWIAAEMGLRDNHGRISALVLLGATGITPEPPLEIADPARIGPGRTGELAFHKPELRLDVASLSEPRRAAMAANQRTLALYAGDPFCHDPKLRGRLHRVTVPVLVLAGEQDGIVPLGYERALADAFPRATFRPVPEAGHFPHIEQPGVVFGAIGEFVATEVEAQVGA
- a CDS encoding PIG-L deacetylase family protein, which gives rise to MTTLEPLAEDWSSALAVVAHPDDLEYGAAAAIARWTGQGKEIAYCLLTSGEAGIDSIPPERTRVVREAEQHASAAVVGVRTVDFLGFPDGVLEYGLPLRRAVAREIRLRRPEIVITNNFRDTWEGGELNQADHIATGRVILDAVRDAGNRWVFPELLDEGLEPWSGVRQVWAAYSPSAGHGVDVSEHLDAGIASLRAHEAYLAGLNEPDFDPAEFLESLARTAGHGLGSRFAVAFEVTRM